CTCTTCGACGCCCTCGGGATCCTCAAGACGGCGTGGGCGATCATCTTCCCGGCGACCTTCGGGCAGGGTCTCTCCTCGGCGATCTTCATCCTCATCTTCTACCAGTTCTTCCGGATGCAGCCGACGGCGCTCGACGAATCCGCCGAAATCGACGGCGCCAACCCGTACCAGGTGTTCTTCAGGATCGGCGTGCCGCTCGCCGCGCCGGCGTACCTGAGCTCCTTCCTCTTCTCGTTCGTGTGGTACTGGAACGAGACCTACATCAGTTCGCTCTTCCTCGGCACCGACCTGTATACGCTCCAGCTCAAGCTCCTCAACTTCCAGTCGCAGTTCAACCTCGCCGTCGGCATCAGCCAGACCGCCACGAACGAAGCGATCCGCTTCGCGGCGACGATCCTGATCATCCTGCCCGTCCTCGTCGTGTACGCGGTCATGCAGAAGGGATTCGTCGAAGGCATCGACCGGACCGGCGTGACGGGGGAATAGGAGGGATGAAAATCGCCAGACTCAGACTGACCGCCCTGCTCCTTTGCCTCACGGCCCTCGCCGGCTGCGTCGCCGCCACGACCCTGCCGCCGACGACGTCGGCCACCGAAGCGCCCACCACGACCGCCGAAACGACCGCGACGACGGAAGCGCCGTACGTCTACGACCCGATCGCGGTCTCCGACGCCGTCCTGACGGAGGAGCGGCTCTCCTTCAAGTTCTTCTGGGAGGTCGCGAACGGCGATCCCGAGAGCGTCGGCTACGGCATGGTCTCGGATCGCTACAACTACGCCTCCGGCACCTACAGCGTCGCCTCGGTCGCCTCGATCGGCTTCGGCCTGTCGGCGCTTCCCGCCGGCGTCGCCAATGACTGGATCAACCTCGAGGAAGGCTATCAACGTGCCCGCGGGACGCTTGAGACGATGCTTTCCCTCACCCGCACGCACGGTTTCTTCTTCCACTTCCTGAACATGTCGAACGGCGGACGCGCCTGGAACTCGGAGGTCTCGATCATCGACACCGCGATCCTCGTCTGCGGCGCGATCACGGCCGGCGAGTACTTCGGCGGCGAGGTCGAGACGCTCGCCGAGGAGCTCGCCTCGACGGTCGAGTGGGACTGGTACTACAACGCCGCCACCGACCTCTTCTACATGGGCTACACGCCCGAACACGGCTTCGGCGGATCGTGGAACATGTACGCCGAGCAGCTGATGGTCTACATCCTCGCCGCCGGCTCCCTCGACCACCAGGTCGGCAAGGAGGCCTACGACAGGATGAAGTCGCTTGCGACCCGGAAGTCGTACGGAACCTCCGGGGTCTTCTACAACTCCCCCGCCGGCACGCTCTTCACCTACCAGTTCTCGCACGCGTGGTTCGACTCGGCGTCGATGCTCGACGCGGACGGCGTCGACTGGTTCGAGAACTCGCGGCGCGCCTCGATCGCGGCGTACGAATACGCGGTCGCGGCCTCGCAGTCGTACCGGACCCTCTCGTCGGTCTCGTGGGGGCTCACCGCCTCCGACGGTCCCGACGGCTACAACGGCAGCTACGGCAACCTGCCCTCCAACGGCGGCAACGTCAACGACGGCACGCTCGCGCCGTGCGGCGCGATCGGGTCGATCCCCTTCGTCCCCGACCTCGTGATCCCGGCGATCGAACACTACGCTTCGATTCCCGCCCTCCAGGGCCGTTACGGCTTCCGCGACGCCTACAACCTCGGCCTCACCGAGGCGGCGCTCCCGTCGGTGCGGCGCCCGATCGCGGCGATCCCGGCGAACGGCTGGTACGACACCGACGTCATCGGCATCGACAAGGGCGTCACCGTCCTGATGATCGAGAACTACCGCTCCGGGCTGATCTGGCACCTCTTCATGAAGGACGCCTCGGTCCGAAGGGGGCTCGAGGCCCTCGGCTTCACCGCAAGAACCCAGGCTTGACCATGTCGAAGGACATGCGCTTCTATAGTGATTCAAAAATGAAGATAGGAGGATTTGACATGAAACGCAACATGATTCTGGCCTTTCTGGTCCTGTTCGGAGCCGCGATCCTGATCGCCTGCGACGAGACCACCACCACGGTGCCTTCCACGGCGCCGACCACCGCCACGACCACGGTCACGACCACCCGCGCGACCACCACCACCGTGCCGACCACGACGCTGTCCCCGACGCTTCCCCTCGTCGACGGCATCGACCCGGCTCCGGAGAACATCCTCGGCATCTACGACCTGAGCGTCGCCGAGGGAACCGCCACCATCGTCTACGAGAAGCACGGGCTTCCCTGGCCGAAGATGGAGATCGCGATCACCGAGGACGTCGACCGCTTCAACAAGCTCGTCGTCACCGCCAGCGGCGAAGGCGTCCTGCTCGTCCGCTTCGTCGGCGAATCGGTCTATGAGGTCCGCCTGAACCTCGTCAAGGGCGGATCGACCTACCAGATCGACCTCCGCGACTACGACGACTACCTCGCGACGCTCTCGTCGATCGAACTCGTCGCCGATCCCGGCGTCGCCGATTCGCGCGGCACGATCGTCGTCTCGAAGCTCGAGTTCGACACCGGCACCGCCTTCGGCAGCGTCCTCGAACTGGGGGATCCCGGCTACAACGCCACGTATGAATGGGCGTCCACCGACGAAGGCGTCTATACCTTCACGACCGAGATGGACAACTCCGTCACCATCGGCTTCAACAAGGTCGCCGGCCAGGAATGGTCCTGGGCGGGCCGCCTCTACAGCACCGACGAGACCCAGGGCTACAACATGATGACCGTCGTCATCCAGGGAACCGAGGGCACGCAGTTCCTCGTCAAGCCGAACGACAACGGCGCAATGGAGAAGTGGATCAATCTCGACGGCACCGTCCAGACGGTCCAGATCCCGCTCGTCGCCGACCTGTTCCGCCTGGTCTGCTTCGCCCAGCCGAACGTCGCTCCCGCCAGCGGGACCGTCTCCCTCAAGAGCATGGTCCTCTCCTACGTCGAACCCGCTCCGGCGGACGTGAGCGCGTACGAGACCTATGACTTCGAGGACGGCTGGGTCGGCGCCGACGCCGGCGTCTACACGATCGGCTATGCCGACGGAAAGACCACCGTCACCTGGGCCGACCGCACCAACGCCTGGTCCTTCATCAAGAACGAGTTCGCCCTCAACCTCGCCGACCACAACACGGTCACGATGGTCGTGAAGGGCACCGCCGGCCAGCAGCTCATCATCAAGCCGAACGACAATGGCGCCTACGAGCAGACGATCACCTTCGACGGCACCGAGCAGACCTTCACCTTCACGCTCGCGACCAAGCCGACCAAGGTCCTGATCTTCGTCGACCCGATCGCCGGCTCCGCCGCCGGATCCTTCGAGATCATCTCCGCCGTCACCTCGTTCGTCTCCTCCGGCACGAACTTCAACGTCGGCTGGGCCGAGAACGATCCGGACACCTACGACATCACCGTCGAACCCAGCGGCCTCGTCCACGTCGACTACACCAAGATCGCGGGCCAGGAGTGGGCCTTCATGAAGACGGACTTCGACGCCGAGGACGCGGCGGGCAAGAACGTCATGCTCATCGTCCTGCGCGGCGCCGCCGGCAAGCAGGTTCTCGTCAAGCCGAACGATTCCGGCGCGCTCGAGACCTGGATCACCTTCGCCGACGACGAACCCGTCTCCCTCTGGGTGACGGCCGAATCCTTCACCAAGGTCATCCTCTTCGCCGAACCCAACGCCGCTCCGGCGACCGGATCCTTCGAGATCCTCAAGCTCGAACTCCTCTATGAGGAACCGGACGCGGTCGAACGCGACGTCGTCTACGACTTCGAGGAAGGCTGGATCGACAACGACGGCGGCATCTTCACCTTCACGCGCATCGCCGACGCCACCCGCGTCGAGTGGAACAAGCCCGTCGTCAACGACTGGCAGTTCTTCAAGAACACCTTCACCGACAACCTCGCCAACCACAACACGATCACGATGGTCGTCCAGGGCACCGTCGGCCAGCAGATCCTGATCAAGCCGAACGACAAGCAGGCTTTCGAGAAGACCGTCACCTTCGACGGCACCGCCCAGACCGTGACCTTCACCCTGACCGAGGCGCCGCTGTTCGTGATCGTCTTCGCCGATCCGTTCAACCACGGCCTCACCGGCACCTTCGACATCCTTTCGGCGACCGTCTCCTACGAACCGCAGCCGTATGAAATCACCGACGGCTGGGCCGAGAACGACGCGGGCACCTACACGATCGACCAGGCCAACGAGGACGGCTCCGTCGTCGTGAACTACGCCACCACCGACACCTACCAGTTCATGATCAACAACTTCGACGCCGATCTCGCCTACGGGAACAACACCCTCACGATCGTCGTCCAGGGCACCCTCGGGAACACGCTCCTGCTCAAGCCGAACGATTCCGGCGCGCTCGAGCAGACCGTCACCTTCGACGGCACGGAACAGACCATCGTCATCACCGCCGCCGCGTTCTCGAAGCTCCTCCTGTTCGCCGCCCCCGGCACCGCCGGCGGCCAGACGGGCACCTTCACCCTGGTCAGCGTCACGCTCACGTACGTCGCGGGCGAATGACCTAAGCGCATCGCAAGCATCAAAAAAACGGCATCCGAGCGATGCCGTTTTTGATTGCGCTATTCATTCCTCAGGACGAAGTCGGATCCCTTCAGCCGGACCGAATCGGGCCCGACGAAGACCGTGAAGCGTCCGGGATCCCAGACGACGGACCCGTCGGAAAGCCGGTAGGTCCAATCGGAGAGGCCGAGCTCGAACCGGATCGTCCGCGTCTCGAAGGCGGCGAAGCGGACCCGTTCGAACGCCTTCAGCTCGAGGACGGGACGGCTCACGCGCGCCGCCCGATCGCGCAGGTACAGCTGCACCGTCTCGACGCCTTCGACGGCGGATTCGTTTTTGACGTCGACGGCGACGGTCAGGCGGTCGCCGGGGCCGATCGAGGGCGCCGAGAGGACGGGTTCGCCGTACGCGAAGGAAGCGTACGAGAGGCCGTAGCCGAACGGGAAGCGGGGCGAGTTGAGCTGGTCGATGTATTTCGTCACGTATTCGCGAGGGTGGAGTTCGTGATGGTTCGGACGACCCGTCGGGAGGCCGTCGTAATGGACGGGGATCTGCCCGACGCTCCGCGGGAACGACATCGTGAGGCGACCCGAGGGATTCGCGATCCCGTAGAGCAAATCGCAGACGGCTTCCGATGACTTCGTCCCGAGGAACCAGGCCTCGAGGATCGCGTCGGCGGCGAGGATGTCCTCGAGGACGAGCGGACGCCCGTTCTGGAGGACGACGACCGCAGGACGCCCGAGCGCTTTCGCGAACCCGACGAGTTCCGCCTGGGTTCCCGGCAGCGCGATGTCCGCCCGCGCGTGGGCTTCGCCCGACTGGTGGGCGTTCTCCCCGAGCATGAGGAGGACGACGTCGGCCGTCCGGATCCGCTCGACGTCGGCGGCGTCGTAGGCGGAAGCAGATTCGCCGTCCTTGGCGAGGGTGACGTCGACGCCGCGGCGCGCGAGGACCTCCGCGAGCGATTCGTTCTTCGCGCCGTTGCCGTGCCACGACCAGGGACCGTTTGTCTCCCTCGAAGTCGCGAACGGGCCGATCAGGGCGATGCGGAGGCCGTTACGAAGCGGCAGCGCGCCGTCGTTCTTGAGGAGCACGGCCGATTCCAGGGCGACCCGCTTCGCGAGCGCCAGGTGTTCGTCCGACATCATCGTCACCCGCTCCTGGTCGGGATCGGCGTTCCGGAAGGGATCGTCGAAGAGACCGAGCTCCCGCTTCAGCTCGAGGATGCGGAGGACCGCCTCGTCGATCAGGTGGACGTCGACGATCCCGTCGCGGACGAGGTCCTCGAGGTGGTTCACGTAGTCGGTCGAAGCCATCTCGACGTCGAGACCCGCGAGGACGCCCTTACGGGCGACGTCGCGTTCGTCCTCGGCGGCGCCGTGGGCGAGGACCTCGTGGAGCGAGTCGTAGTCGGTGATCGTGATCCCGGTGAACCCCCAGCGGTCGCGCAGGACGTCCCTGAGCAGATAGCGGTTGATCGTGCAGGGGACGCCCTCGATCACGTTGAATGCGGTCATCACGCCGCGGGCGCCGGCTTCGACCGCCTTGCGGTAGCCTTCGAGATAGCCGCCTTCGAGCGCCTGGCGGGAGAGGTCGACGGTGGCGTACTCGCGGCCCCCCTCGGGAGCGCCGTAGCCGGCGAAGTGCTTGACGCACGACGCGACGGAGCCTTCGCCACGGTGGTCATCCCCCTGGAAGCCCTCGACCGAGGCGGCGGCGAAGAGACCGAGGAGGTGCGGGTCCTCGCCGAAACTCTCGACCACGCGTCCCCAGCGGGGGTCGCGGACGAGGTCGGCCATCGGCGCGTAGGTCATGTGGACGCCGGCGGTCGCGGCCTCGGCCGCGGCGACGCGGGCGGCGATGCGGGCCGCATCCGGGTTCCACGTGCACGAAAGCGCGAGCGGAACCGGAAAGATCGTGCGGTAGCCGTGGATCACGTCGGCGCAGAACATGAGGGGGATCCCGAGGCGGTTCTTGGCGAGGTACTTCTTCTGGACCTCGATCATCTCGCGGGCGTCGCCGATCCCAAGGGCGGTGCCGGCGGAAAAGATCTTCGCCTCGTCGAGGCGGAGGTCGCGGATCGGACCGGCGGCTTCCTTCTCCAGGTCGGCGACGAAGAACCACGGCGACAGCTGCATCATCTGGCCGATCTTTTCAGGAAGCGTCATGCGGGCGAGCAGTTCTTTCATGGGAGATTCCTTTCGCGTCGCACGAGGGCGGTGGTCCCGATGGCGACTGAGCCCATTGTATCATAAAATGATACAAAGGACAATGCGTGAGCAAAGAAAAGACGCGCCGTCAGGACGGCGCGCCGAAGGCGGTGTGAAGAACGGGGGAAGTGTCCGCTCAACCCTTCGCCCGATGCGAGGCGATCCGTTCCCAGGCGAAGAGGAATCCCGCCTGGAGGACGAGGAAGATCGCGCCCAGCACCCACCACGTGAGCGGCGTGCCCGCGAGGATCGGGGTGTAGATGTGCATCGCGTCGTCGTAGCCCAGGACGGTGATCAGGAACAATCCGTAGACCATGTACATCGACAGGCCGCAGGGAATCGCCGGCCATCGCCTGAGCGCCGGCTTCATGAAGCCGGTCGCGATCATGACCGTCGCGAGCAGCAGCGCCACCGAGTGGTGCACGAGCCCGGAGATCGTCATCGGATACCAGATCGTCGACGCCTGACCGATGAAGTCGGGATAGAGATGCGTGATCAGCGCGCCGATCCAGGCGACGTAGACGATGCAATGGAAGGCCGGATGGTCCCGCTTGAGGACGAGTGCGGCGACCGCGAGGAACAGCGAGGACGCCCCGCAGAAGGATCCCGGCAGGAAGCTGTCCCAGCCGTCGCGCAGGGTCGCGATCGCGATCCGGTTCCAAATGATGCAGAGAAGCAGGATCGCGCCGCCGATCCGGACGATGCGATCGACGTCGCGGTCGCTTCGGACGTTCTTCTTGACGAGGTAGAGGACGACCGCGGAGACCGACAGGAAGACCGCGAGATAGAGGATGTGTTCGATTCCGTAGACATGGGGCATGGGGTATCCTCCCGCTTGACGCTTTGATATGATGATACCACGAGAACGGGCCGCTGCCAATCCCGGTTCCGATGGATTCGCGCCTGAAAACGGGCTTTCATGGTACAATGGACGGTGAAGTCGTCATCACGGAGGATTAGTCATGGTCATGGGCATCGCGCATCTCGCTTTTCGCGTCACCGACATGGAGCGGTCGGTCAGGTTCTACGAGACGGCACTCGGTTTCACGCGCAAGTTCGAACTCCACGATCCCCAGGGAGCGCCGTGGATCGTCTACCTGCAGGTGAACGAACGGCAGTTCGTCGAATTGTTTTGCTCGCGCGACGCGGTCGCCTTCGACGGCGTCCGGTCGGGTTACCAGCACCTCTGCGTCGAAGTGACCGACATCGAAGGGCTTGCCGCAGGACTGGCCGCGAAGGGCATCCGGATCGTCCATCCCGTGATCGTCGGGCTCGACCACAACAGGCAGTGCTGGATCGCCGACCCCGACGGCAACCCGATCGAGCTGATGGAGTACGGCAGGGACGCCCTCCAGCTAAGGTGACACGTCCGTTTCTTCGTTTTGCGCCGCGAAGAGCGCCGCATGGACGCATGTGCGAAAGGATCCGCCGGTTCCCGTGGAATCGGCGGATCCTCTGTCTTCAGAACGGCAGTTCGCCGAGAAACGTAAGCAGGTCGGCGGCGGTGGCAGCGGGATCCTCCTCCATCGGCACGTGTCCGAGGCCGGGATAGACGATCACGCGGTCCGCCGCCAGATCGAGCGAGGTCGCGAACGCCTCGGCGAAGGCGGCGTCGATCCACGAATCCTCCTCTCCCCACAGCACCAGGACCGGAATCCCCGCGTCGCGGATCGCATCCAGACGCGCCGATCCGTCGGGTTCCTCCTCGGGGTGCGTGAGCAGGACCGCTTCGCGGTTCCCATCCTTGCGGAGGAGGTCGTAATAGCGGTCGAGGATCCCTTCGGTAAGCATCGAGGCGGACCCGTAGACGTCCCCGAGGATCCGCTTCAGCAGGAAGCGGGGGGTGAGGTGCGAGAGGAATCCCGCGAGCCGGGGGTGCGATCGAAGCCCTTCCGCGCCTTCCGGCGCACCGGATCCGAGGTCGGGATGGACCGCGTCGATCAGGACCAGGCCGGCCACCGCGAACCCGTCGACGCCGTGGTGGGCGCCGGCGAGTTCCCAGGCGACGCCCCCGCCCATCGAGTTCCCGGCAAGGACGCAGGTTTCGACGCCGAGGAGATCGAGGATTCCCTTGACGGCGGCGGCCGAGCGGCGCCGCGATCCGGCGCCATCCGAAAAGCCGCCGCTCAGACCATGGTTCGGCAAATCGACCGCGACCACGCGGTAGCCCGAGGCGAGCAGTTCGACGATCCAGGCGTCGAAGGTCCCAAGCGACGAGAACATCCCGTGCAGGAGCACGACGACGGGATCGTCGGGGCCCCCGACGTCGCGGTAGTGCAGGTCGATCTCGACGGGGTTTCCGTCGAGGTCGTCGACGGTGACGGTCGCATAATGGGATTCGGCGGTGTAATAAGTCTCCTCGAGGCGTTCGCGCGACAGGTCCGGACGGTACGCGAGCAGCACCAAGGCCGTCGGCAAGAGGAGAAGGACGGTCAGAAGAACGAGGAGCACCTTGAGCAGGCGGTGGCGCATGGGCTCACCCCTTGCGCGGCGCGCGCATGATCTCGATGCCCGCATGGGCGCCCTCGTCGGCGAAGAGGACGCGCTTCCCGCACGTCAGCCGGACGGCGACGATTCCGGAGAGCCCTTCCTTGATGGTCTCCACCATCCTGCCCTCGCGCGGCGAGGGCAGTCCGACCGCCATGTCGGAACGGGCGTCGATCTCGAGGAGAAGACGACCCTTGCGCAACTCGTAGGAGACGGTTCCCTCGCCGATGTCGGCGCGGACGACGCGCGCCAGGTTGTAGGAGGCGAAGCGATATTCCCGCCCGCCGGCGACGAGGTTGGCGATGAGGCCCTGGAAACGCATCCCGAGAAACGGGATGTCGGCGTGGGAGAACATGAGCGAGGCGTCTGGCGCGGTGAAATGGTTCGACTGGATCCAGACGTAGGATCGCGGGAAGGATCGTCCCCAGTCCTTCTCGACGTAGCCTTTCCCGCCGTCGAAGACGACTGGTTTACCGTCGAGGAGTAGCGTTCCGGAAAGCGCGTGGGTCATCGAGTAGACGCCGTGGTAGCACTCGAGGAAGCCGAAATAGCCGAAGAAACCCATGATGCTCGGGGCGAAGAGGGTCTTCCGGATCGGCGTGACGGCGGAGAACCGGACCTCGCCGGACAGACGCATGCGTCCGTCGCCGAGGTCGACCGAGAGGCCGCCGCCGTCGAAGCGGCAGGTCCCGACGGAAATCGAGAAGGCCGCGGCCGACGCCGAGAAGGCGGACCGGTCGAAACGCACGTAGGCGGTCCGCAGCTCCGTCGAGGCGTCCGCGCGGCGCGAGACGAAGACCTGCACGAACGCGTGCGGATCGTCGCGGTTCACGCTCACGCCGGGGATGAGGGCGATCGTATGCGAACCGTCGGCGGTCACGAGCTTGTAGTACCAGCCTTCGAAATATCGGTCGTATTTACGGGCACCCTGGAAATATTCGGGGTGGATCACGTTTCTGAGCGGGGGCATGGCTCCTCCAAGGCTCGGCTCTTTGCGGCCGTCGTCACCTCTATCATAACACGGTCGTCCGCCGTCGTGGAAGAGGACGCCCGAAACGAATCGGCGAAACCTGTGATATAATGGTCACGACGGGACGCGGAGCGACTTGCGCCCATGGGAGGAAGAACGATGGAATACAGACGGTTCGGTCAGGTGTTCGTGATCCGGCTCGGCGTCGGCGACGAGGTCGTCGCCCGCCTCGGGGAGGTTTGTGCGAAAGAGAACGTGCGGCTCGCCTCGGTCAGCGGCATCGGCGCGACCGACCGGGTCCGGATCGGCCTCTTCGACCCGACCAAACGGACTTACGACGAGACGGTCCTGACCGGACCGATGGAGATCGTATCGCTGCTTGGCAACGTCACCGAGAAGGATGGGGCGCCCTTCCCCCACCTGCACGTCGCCGTCGCCGACGAGCGCTTCGCCGTCCACGGCGGACACGTCTTCGAATGCCGGATCTCGGTGGCATGCGAGATCGTCCTGACGTCGATCGACGGCCGCGTCGGCCGCCGGATCGATCCCGAACTCGGGGTGAACGTCCTGGATTTCTAGGATGACCGCTTCCTCGGCGCGCCGTTGCGCTCCTTTTTTCATGGAGCGCGCCGCGGTGAGCGTCGCGGGAGCGTCGTACGCGGCATCCTTACGCAGACATGGTACAATGATGTCGAGATCGGTTCACGATCCAAGGAGAAGAACATGAACGACACCAAAGTCCCGAAACTCAGAAAGTTCAACATGATCATGGGGGCCCTGCATCTCGTCCAGGGCATCGCGATGCTCTTCCTGGCCACCGCCGTGATCCAGAACATCGCCGAATTCACCCCGACCATCACCCAGCTGTTCATCCAGTACAACCCGGCGACGCAGTCGCTCGAAACCGCCAGCAAGGTCCTCTTCGACCTGCCGTTCGGCATCCTCGTCGCCGTCTTCCTGCTGTTGTCGGCCGTCGCCCACGCGCTCATCTCGATTCCGAAGAAGACCTATGCGATCTACGAGGCCGACCTCGGCAAGGGCATCAACCGCTTCCGCTGGTTCGAATACGCCCTCAGCTCGTCCGTCATGATCGTCCTGATCGCCACCCTGTTCGGGATGCACGACATCGTCACCCTCGTCCTCATCTTCGTCGTCAACGCCTCGATGAACCTGTTCGGGCTCGTCATGGAGCAACTGAACGTCGGAAAGGACAAGAAGGGCGTCAACTGGGGCCCGTTCGTCTGGGGTTCCGTCGCCGGCATCGCCCCGTGGGTCGCGATCATCGTCTACATGACCGGCAACCCCAACCTCGACATGGTCCCGTGGTTCGTCTGGGCGATCGTCGGCACCTACTTCGTCGCCTTCAACGCCTTCCCGATCAATATGATCCTGCAGTACCTCAAGGTCGGCAAGTGGAAGGACTACCTCTACGGCGAGCGCACCTACATCGTCCTCAGCCTCGTCGCCAAGTCGATCCTCGCCTGGCTCGTGCTGTTCGGCGCGATGCAGCCGTAAGAAAACGCGATACAAGAACGAAGGCTCCCCGCGAAGGGAGCCTTTTCTCATTCGACCGATTCCGGCGCGTAGAACGAGAGCGCCGCGAGCGCCTTCAGCGTGATCCATCTGGACGGCTCGCCCTTCCGTTCGATCCGGAGCCTGGTCTTCCCGTTGTAGGTGTTCTCGAGCGTCCAGGTCCCGTCCGCGTTCCGCTTGCCGGCGACAAGCGCGACCGCGTCGTCCAGGCGCGGATCGCGGATCCCCAGGGAAGCGAAGATCCCGAGCAGTTCGAGCGCGTCGGTCTGGTACATCAAGGGGAAGCCGAACTTCGTCCATCCCGGCTTTCCGACCTCGTCGACGGCATGGCTCTTCTTGTACAGGCGATGGATCAGGAAGTACTCGGAGAGGACGGCGATCTTGTCCTTGACGGCGTCGGACCGGCGGTCGGCCGGGATCGCGGCCAGCGCCTTGAGCGCCTTTGCGACGCCCATGTGGCACGAATGCTTCCCGAAGCAGGACGTGAGCCGGGCGATCGACGTCGGTCGCGGTCCGGCGAATCCACCGTCGTCGGCCTGCTGGTTCGCGACGATCCAGCCGATCGCCGCCTGCGTCCGCGGATCGTCGAGGAACCCTAGTCGGATCAGGGCGTAGACCATGTTTCCGGTGAGGCAGGGGATCACGTACCCCGGAACACCGGTGTGCGTCCGCGCGCTCTCTTCGACCGAGAAGGCGCCGCTTTCGGGTTCCTGCGCGTGAGCAAGGACGTATTCGCAGGCCGCCTTGACGCCGGGATCGGTGGAATCCGCTCCCAGTTCGGCGAGGATCAGAAGGGTCCAGACCGAACCGACATACTTGTCGCGGTAGAAGCGACCGGGTTCGCCCCATGAACCGTCGAGGTTCTGAGCGGACATGAGCCGGCGGATGTCCGCATCCGCCATCATCCGCCTTCTCGCCTCGATGACGGCGGCATCGTCCGCCGGTCGTCCGAGCAGATCCGTCAAGGCGGCGAGACGGACGGCGGGATCGGTTTCGTCGAGCAGCCATGTGCGTATCTCGTCAGGCATGGGAAAGCACCTCCCGTGGCGCCCGCGGGCAGACCGCGATCGCCTTCGCTACGATTATACACCCTCGTGGGAGGGAGGAAAACGCCTCCGTCGTAAAAATCGCAGGATGAAGGAGGGGAATCCGAACGAATTGCGCGTCGGATCGTTCGGATCGGCATCCTCCGCGAGGTCATCATGATGTATAATAGAAGTCGGATACGACTAGCGACAAGGAGCGAACCCGATGCAGGAATCTCCCCG
This portion of the Candidatus Izemoplasmatales bacterium genome encodes:
- a CDS encoding alpha/beta hydrolase; translated protein: MRHRLLKVLLVLLTVLLLLPTALVLLAYRPDLSRERLEETYYTAESHYATVTVDDLDGNPVEIDLHYRDVGGPDDPVVVLLHGMFSSLGTFDAWIVELLASGYRVVAVDLPNHGLSGGFSDGAGSRRRSAAAVKGILDLLGVETCVLAGNSMGGGVAWELAGAHHGVDGFAVAGLVLIDAVHPDLGSGAPEGAEGLRSHPRLAGFLSHLTPRFLLKRILGDVYGSASMLTEGILDRYYDLLRKDGNREAVLLTHPEEEPDGSARLDAIRDAGIPVLVLWGEEDSWIDAAFAEAFATSLDLAADRVIVYPGLGHVPMEEDPAATAADLLTFLGELPF
- a CDS encoding carbohydrate ABC transporter permease, with product MKLDKNARMKIRRFFLGRTAGDGLFGRIALYGLLSIIGFVYVYPLLKMATVSFMDLSDLVDPVVEWIPTRIYLENYRTGLIVLQYGKTLLFSLAVTLVPALLQTAATSLTGYALAKFKVRGRRIVFALILVTYLLPQQVYMIPKFVLFDALGILKTAWAIIFPATFGQGLSSAIFILIFYQFFRMQPTALDESAEIDGANPYQVFFRIGVPLAAPAYLSSFLFSFVWYWNETYISSLFLGTDLYTLQLKLLNFQSQFNLAVGISQTATNEAIRFAATILIILPVLVVYAVMQKGFVEGIDRTGVTGE
- a CDS encoding VOC family protein, with product MVMGIAHLAFRVTDMERSVRFYETALGFTRKFELHDPQGAPWIVYLQVNERQFVELFCSRDAVAFDGVRSGYQHLCVEVTDIEGLAAGLAAKGIRIVHPVIVGLDHNRQCWIADPDGNPIELMEYGRDALQLR
- a CDS encoding glucoamylase family protein codes for the protein MKIARLRLTALLLCLTALAGCVAATTLPPTTSATEAPTTTAETTATTEAPYVYDPIAVSDAVLTEERLSFKFFWEVANGDPESVGYGMVSDRYNYASGTYSVASVASIGFGLSALPAGVANDWINLEEGYQRARGTLETMLSLTRTHGFFFHFLNMSNGGRAWNSEVSIIDTAILVCGAITAGEYFGGEVETLAEELASTVEWDWYYNAATDLFYMGYTPEHGFGGSWNMYAEQLMVYILAAGSLDHQVGKEAYDRMKSLATRKSYGTSGVFYNSPAGTLFTYQFSHAWFDSASMLDADGVDWFENSRRASIAAYEYAVAASQSYRTLSSVSWGLTASDGPDGYNGSYGNLPSNGGNVNDGTLAPCGAIGSIPFVPDLVIPAIEHYASIPALQGRYGFRDAYNLGLTEAALPSVRRPIAAIPANGWYDTDVIGIDKGVTVLMIENYRSGLIWHLFMKDASVRRGLEALGFTARTQA
- a CDS encoding tocopherol cyclase family protein: MPPLRNVIHPEYFQGARKYDRYFEGWYYKLVTADGSHTIALIPGVSVNRDDPHAFVQVFVSRRADASTELRTAYVRFDRSAFSASAAAFSISVGTCRFDGGGLSVDLGDGRMRLSGEVRFSAVTPIRKTLFAPSIMGFFGYFGFLECYHGVYSMTHALSGTLLLDGKPVVFDGGKGYVEKDWGRSFPRSYVWIQSNHFTAPDASLMFSHADIPFLGMRFQGLIANLVAGGREYRFASYNLARVVRADIGEGTVSYELRKGRLLLEIDARSDMAVGLPSPREGRMVETIKEGLSGIVAVRLTCGKRVLFADEGAHAGIEIMRAPRKG
- a CDS encoding glycoside hydrolase family 3 N-terminal domain-containing protein, yielding MKELLARMTLPEKIGQMMQLSPWFFVADLEKEAAGPIRDLRLDEAKIFSAGTALGIGDAREMIEVQKKYLAKNRLGIPLMFCADVIHGYRTIFPVPLALSCTWNPDAARIAARVAAAEAATAGVHMTYAPMADLVRDPRWGRVVESFGEDPHLLGLFAAASVEGFQGDDHRGEGSVASCVKHFAGYGAPEGGREYATVDLSRQALEGGYLEGYRKAVEAGARGVMTAFNVIEGVPCTINRYLLRDVLRDRWGFTGITITDYDSLHEVLAHGAAEDERDVARKGVLAGLDVEMASTDYVNHLEDLVRDGIVDVHLIDEAVLRILELKRELGLFDDPFRNADPDQERVTMMSDEHLALAKRVALESAVLLKNDGALPLRNGLRIALIGPFATSRETNGPWSWHGNGAKNESLAEVLARRGVDVTLAKDGESASAYDAADVERIRTADVVLLMLGENAHQSGEAHARADIALPGTQAELVGFAKALGRPAVVVLQNGRPLVLEDILAADAILEAWFLGTKSSEAVCDLLYGIANPSGRLTMSFPRSVGQIPVHYDGLPTGRPNHHELHPREYVTKYIDQLNSPRFPFGYGLSYASFAYGEPVLSAPSIGPGDRLTVAVDVKNESAVEGVETVQLYLRDRAARVSRPVLELKAFERVRFAAFETRTIRFELGLSDWTYRLSDGSVVWDPGRFTVFVGPDSVRLKGSDFVLRNE
- a CDS encoding PPC domain-containing DNA-binding protein → MEYRRFGQVFVIRLGVGDEVVARLGEVCAKENVRLASVSGIGATDRVRIGLFDPTKRTYDETVLTGPMEIVSLLGNVTEKDGAPFPHLHVAVADERFAVHGGHVFECRISVACEIVLTSIDGRVGRRIDPELGVNVLDF